A window of the Archocentrus centrarchus isolate MPI-CPG fArcCen1 chromosome 17, fArcCen1, whole genome shotgun sequence genome harbors these coding sequences:
- the ticam1 gene encoding LOW QUALITY PROTEIN: TIR domain-containing adapter molecule 1 (The sequence of the model RefSeq protein was modified relative to this genomic sequence to represent the inferred CDS: deleted 3 bases in 3 codons): MLDAGSQVKLKMSLENRANQGTGLRDAFDLLVKAPSERLLSLTFQLGESPEDKLIHALCLVILQREAEALDKLQMLTDSSLAKHVAEKCQRSGGKLEDFGVHCGLFEDLKGESLAELARVFKILTEKRLCDPLLRNLAYKRALSSDCVKISNGNDVEYNKFTEEAKNVCGPDFAKWMCSPTDLKPYPYLHKSVDEAVVSQDSSEGCHCLPSPLYANPSMSSYPTHLEISMPSTALFQGDKISTVMPGQPKPSPPTLLVQENKAQNVTVPSQSSEPNTPGSPPLEGKQDSKIDETSAAMSNKSDTPNQTETPSPELSTTNISLPTMSVPKKMHESNGAEEEEEETFYALVILHAMEDADMADSMKEKLEAVIGGEVEVRLSLTLAGPRKEHYKVRGGMPSTTRLTLLLLTRNFNTRMLDLKTNTALINSINKEHKYNTVIPLLPLENCMPKQDIPIVLQTVVALEERKNFEKKIQKSLSPAKIEKQRRIWTKEKAQKQRLSNRGNQSILVQPNLVLGPPDQGGGDCRALWAQPPNIHIENANYIMIGNDSRMNVDLGGNANNEDSI; this comes from the exons ATGCTGGATGCCGGCTCGCAGGTAAAGCTGAAAATGAGTCTCGAGAACCGAGCAAACCAAGGGACCGGATTGCGAGATGCCTTTGACCTTCTTGTTAAGGCACCTTCAGAGCGACTCCTTAGTCTGACATTCCAGTTGGGCGAGTCTCCTGAAGATAAACTCATACATGCCTTGTGTCTCGTCATCCTCCAGAGGGAGGCGGAAGCCCTTGACAAACTCCAGATGTTGACGGACAGCTCCCTCGCTAAGCATGTGGCTGAGAAGTGTCAGAGGAGTGGAGGCAAATTAGAAGATTTCGGAGTTCATTGTGGTCTTTTTGAAGACTTAAAGGGAGAATCTTTGGCAGAGCTGGCtcgtgtttttaaaattttgacagAGAAGAGGCTGTGCGATCCACTGCTGAGAAATCTCGCATATAAGAGAGCTCTTTCTAGTGACTGCGTGAAAATAAGCAATGGTAATGATGTGGAATATAATAAATTCACAGAGGAAGCTAAAAATGTCTGTGGGCCTGACTTTGCGAAGTGGATGTGCTCCCCCACTGATCTGAAGCCTTACCCCTATCTTCACAAAAGTGTGGATGAAGCTGTTGTTTCTCAGGATTCATCAGAAGGCTGTCACTGTCTTCCCAGCCCCCTGTATGCAAACCCCTCAATGTCCTCATACCCTACTCATCTAGAGATAAGTATGCCCTCGACAGCCTTATTTCAAGGGGATAAAATATCTACAGTAATGCCAGGACAACCCAAACCAAGCCCTCCCACCCTCCTTGTTcaagaaaacaaagcacaaaatgtGACTGTGCCATCTCAGTCATCTGAGCCTAACACCCCTGGATCTCCTCCCCTTGAAGGAAAACAAGACTCAAAGATTGATGAAACTTCAGCAGCAATGAGCAATAAGAGTGACACACCAAATCAAACAGAAACGCCAAGCCCTGAACTTTCCACAACAAACATTTCTCTACCAACGATGAGTGTTcctaaaaaaatgcatgaaagtAATGGtgca gaagaagaggaagaagaaacattTTATGCATTG GTCATCTTGCATGCGATGGAGGATGCAGATATGGCCGACAGCATGAAGGAAAAACTGGAAGCAGTCATTGGTGGTGAAGTTGAAGTGCGACTTTCTCTGACTTTGGCTGGTCCCCGGAAAGAGCACTATAAAGTGCGTGGAGGGATGCCATCAACAACTCGCCTTACCTTGCTGTTGCTTACCCGCAACTTCAACACTCGCATGCTGGATTTAAAGACAAACACTGCTCTTATCAATTCTATAAACAAGGAACATAAGTACAACACTGTTATCCCTCTGCTGCCACTTGAGAACTGCATGCCCAAACAGGATATCCCTATAGTTCTGCAGACGGTGGTTGCACTTGAAGAGAGAaagaattttgagaaaaaaatccagaagtCACTGTCTCCAGCAAAAATTGAAAAACAGAGACGGATCTGGACTAAGGAGAAAGCTCAGAAACAGCGTTTAAGTAACAGAGGCAACCAGAGCATTTTAGTGCAACCGAACCTTGTTCTCGGGCCCCCC GATCAGGGTGGAGGAGACTGCAGGGCTTTGTGGGCACAACCGCCAAACATTCATATTGAAAATGCTAACTACATCATGATTGGTAATGACTCTCGAATGAATGTGGATTTGGGTGGAAATGCAAACAATGAGGATTCAATTTAA